The Papaver somniferum cultivar HN1 chromosome 3, ASM357369v1, whole genome shotgun sequence genome includes a region encoding these proteins:
- the LOC113356229 gene encoding ribosome biogenesis protein BMS1 homolog isoform X1, giving the protein MRRNELLLATGTRESEIERRVTGVQSDMKRKWDNDDTGDNKRMPKEESAPYVIVVHGPPKVGKSSLIKSLVKHYTHKTLADITNPLRSYFFFPGGQRRIQFVECPNNVNGMIDAAKYADAVIFLIDASYEFEMETFEFLNLLRVHGMPEVMGVLTYLDSFTNVDYLKKTKDYLKDRFKTEISETAEVFCLCGLDHGMYSKDEICELASFISLMEVHPLSARAGHPYVLVDRFEDVTPPEEVGMHNECTRDVILYGYLRGSVIEKGTKVHIAGIGDFHLAGVTRVADPFPLPPVDGHNLEVDLDEVTYLEIESFKPGTYLMFEVRGVPSEIITSRPPCQPILVGGITPKEENAAYMQADLKQHSWHTKSLKTNNPIIVSVGWRRYQTTPIYVREDRHGRYQMLEHIPEDTPCLAVFWGPLAPPNTRVVAVQSLADHEAAFRILATGVVLNNQAAKIVKKSKCIGTPCKIFNDFALIKDMFTSDDEIDQFKDAKVKTESGIGGEVNGCNKGALKYSEMEGCSTYRRDR; this is encoded by the exons ATGCGCCGGAACGAATTGCTTCTCGCTACTGGTACCAGAGAATCAGAGATAGAGAGAAGGGTAACCGGCGTTCAATCGGACATGAAGAGGAAGTGGGATAACGACGACACCGGCGACAACAAGAGAATGCCGAAGGAAGAATCAGCTCCATATGTTATTGTAGTTCATGGACCTCCCAAGGTTGGAAAATCCTCGTTGATCAAGTCTTTAGTGAAACATTATACCCATAAAACTCTTGCTGACATCACAAACCCATTACGATCG TATTTCTTTTTTCCAGGCGGACAAAGACGGATACAATTTGTGGAGTGTCCTAATAATGTCAATGGCATGATTGATGCTGCAAAGTATGCCGATGCAGTGATATTCCTTATCGATGCAAGTTATGAATTTGAAATG GAAACTTTCGAGTTCCTTAACCTGTTAAGAGTTCACGGAATGCCAGAGGTAATGGGGGTGCTTACATATCTTGATAGCTTTACAAATGTTGATTACCTGAAAAAAACCAAAGATTACCTTAAGGACCGTTTCAAGACGGAAATATCTGAAACAGCAGAAGTATTCTGTTTATGCGGTCTCGATCACGGGAT GTACTCGAAGGATGAAATTTGCGAATTGGCAAGCTTCATATCGCTTATGGAAGTCCATCCTTTGTCAGCACGAGCTGGACATCCTTATGTGCTTGTAGATCGTTTTGAAGATGTCACTCCTCCAGAGGAAGTGGGCATGCATAATGAGTGCACTAGAGATGTAATCTTGTATGGTTATCTTCGGGGTAGTGTCATCGAGAAAGGAACTAAG GTGCATATTGCTGGTATTGGTGATTTCCATTTAGCTGGTGTTACAAGAGTCGCTGATCCTTTCCCTTTACCGCCTGTTGATGGCCATAATCTGGAG gTTGATCTTGATGAAGTAACCTACTTGGAAATCGAGAGTTTTAAACCAGGAACTTATCTAATGTTTGAAGTCCGTGGCGTTCCTTCTGAAATTATTACTAGCCGTCCTCCTTGTCAGCCTATTCTTGTTGGAGGTATCACTCCCAAAGAAGAAAATGCTGCATATATGCAG GCGGACCTTAAGCAACACAGCTGGCATACAAAATCATTGAAGACAAATAATCCTATTATTGTTTCGGTTGGTTGGAGAAGGTACCAGACAACACCTATCTATGTCCGGGAAGACCGCCATGGAAGGTATCAAATGCTCGAACACATTCCCGAAGACACTCCTTGTCTTGCAGTATTTTGGGGTCCTCTTGCACCTCCCAACACTAGAGTCGTTGCTGTGCAGAGTCTGGCAGACCACGAG GCAGCATTCCGGATTTTAGCAACTGGGGTTGTACTCAATAACCAAGCTGCAaagatagtgaagaaaagcaagtGTATTGGAACTCCTTGTAAGATCTTCAATGATTTTGCTCTTATCAAGGACATGTTTACATCAGATGATGAAATTGATCAGTTCAAAGATGCAAAGGTTAAGACTGAGAGTGGAATTGGGGGGGAGGTTAACG GTTGCAACAAAGGAGCTCTTAAGTACAGTGAAATGGAAGGATGTTCAACCTACAGAAGGGATCGCTAA
- the LOC113356229 gene encoding ribosome biogenesis protein BMS1 homolog isoform X3, whose protein sequence is MIDAAKYADAVIFLIDASYEFEMETFEFLNLLRVHGMPEVMGVLTYLDSFTNVDYLKKTKDYLKDRFKTEISETAEVFCLCGLDHGMYSKDEICELASFISLMEVHPLSARAGHPYVLVDRFEDVTPPEEVGMHNECTRDVILYGYLRGSVIEKGTKVHIAGIGDFHLAGVTRVADPFPLPPVDGHNLEVDLDEVTYLEIESFKPGTYLMFEVRGVPSEIITSRPPCQPILVGGITPKEENAAYMQADLKQHSWHTKSLKTNNPIIVSVGWRRYQTTPIYVREDRHGRYQMLEHIPEDTPCLAVFWGPLAPPNTRVVAVQSLADHEAAFRILATGVVLNNQAAKIVKKSKCIGTPCKIFNDFALIKDMFTSDDEIDQFKDAKVKTESGIGGEVNGCNKGALKYSEMEGCSTYRRDR, encoded by the exons ATGATTGATGCTGCAAAGTATGCCGATGCAGTGATATTCCTTATCGATGCAAGTTATGAATTTGAAATG GAAACTTTCGAGTTCCTTAACCTGTTAAGAGTTCACGGAATGCCAGAGGTAATGGGGGTGCTTACATATCTTGATAGCTTTACAAATGTTGATTACCTGAAAAAAACCAAAGATTACCTTAAGGACCGTTTCAAGACGGAAATATCTGAAACAGCAGAAGTATTCTGTTTATGCGGTCTCGATCACGGGAT GTACTCGAAGGATGAAATTTGCGAATTGGCAAGCTTCATATCGCTTATGGAAGTCCATCCTTTGTCAGCACGAGCTGGACATCCTTATGTGCTTGTAGATCGTTTTGAAGATGTCACTCCTCCAGAGGAAGTGGGCATGCATAATGAGTGCACTAGAGATGTAATCTTGTATGGTTATCTTCGGGGTAGTGTCATCGAGAAAGGAACTAAG GTGCATATTGCTGGTATTGGTGATTTCCATTTAGCTGGTGTTACAAGAGTCGCTGATCCTTTCCCTTTACCGCCTGTTGATGGCCATAATCTGGAG gTTGATCTTGATGAAGTAACCTACTTGGAAATCGAGAGTTTTAAACCAGGAACTTATCTAATGTTTGAAGTCCGTGGCGTTCCTTCTGAAATTATTACTAGCCGTCCTCCTTGTCAGCCTATTCTTGTTGGAGGTATCACTCCCAAAGAAGAAAATGCTGCATATATGCAG GCGGACCTTAAGCAACACAGCTGGCATACAAAATCATTGAAGACAAATAATCCTATTATTGTTTCGGTTGGTTGGAGAAGGTACCAGACAACACCTATCTATGTCCGGGAAGACCGCCATGGAAGGTATCAAATGCTCGAACACATTCCCGAAGACACTCCTTGTCTTGCAGTATTTTGGGGTCCTCTTGCACCTCCCAACACTAGAGTCGTTGCTGTGCAGAGTCTGGCAGACCACGAG GCAGCATTCCGGATTTTAGCAACTGGGGTTGTACTCAATAACCAAGCTGCAaagatagtgaagaaaagcaagtGTATTGGAACTCCTTGTAAGATCTTCAATGATTTTGCTCTTATCAAGGACATGTTTACATCAGATGATGAAATTGATCAGTTCAAAGATGCAAAGGTTAAGACTGAGAGTGGAATTGGGGGGGAGGTTAACG GTTGCAACAAAGGAGCTCTTAAGTACAGTGAAATGGAAGGATGTTCAACCTACAGAAGGGATCGCTAA
- the LOC113356229 gene encoding ribosome biogenesis protein BMS1 homolog isoform X2: MRRNELLLATGTRESEIERRVTGVQSDMKRKWDNDDTGDNKRMPKEESAPYVIVVHGPPKVGKSSLIKSLVKHYTHKTLADITNPLRSYFFFPGGQRRIQFVECPNNVNGMIDAAKYADAVIFLIDASYEFEMETFEFLNLLRVHGMPEVMGVLTYLDSFTNVDYLKKTKDYLKDRFKTEISETAEVFCLCGLDHGMYSKDEICELASFISLMEVHPLSARAGHPYVLVDRFEDVTPPEEVGMHNECTRDVILYGYLRGSVIEKGTKVHIAGIGDFHLAGVTRVADPFPLPPVDGHNLEVDLDEVTYLEIESFKPGTYLMFEVRGVPSEIITSRPPCQPILVGGITPKEENAAYMQADLKQHSWHTKSLKTNNPIIVSVGWRRYQTTPIYVREDRHGRYQMLEHIPEDTPCLAVFWGPLAPPNTRVVAVQSLADHEAAFRILATGVVLNNQAAKIVKKSKCIGTPCCNKGALKYSEMEGCSTYRRDR; encoded by the exons ATGCGCCGGAACGAATTGCTTCTCGCTACTGGTACCAGAGAATCAGAGATAGAGAGAAGGGTAACCGGCGTTCAATCGGACATGAAGAGGAAGTGGGATAACGACGACACCGGCGACAACAAGAGAATGCCGAAGGAAGAATCAGCTCCATATGTTATTGTAGTTCATGGACCTCCCAAGGTTGGAAAATCCTCGTTGATCAAGTCTTTAGTGAAACATTATACCCATAAAACTCTTGCTGACATCACAAACCCATTACGATCG TATTTCTTTTTTCCAGGCGGACAAAGACGGATACAATTTGTGGAGTGTCCTAATAATGTCAATGGCATGATTGATGCTGCAAAGTATGCCGATGCAGTGATATTCCTTATCGATGCAAGTTATGAATTTGAAATG GAAACTTTCGAGTTCCTTAACCTGTTAAGAGTTCACGGAATGCCAGAGGTAATGGGGGTGCTTACATATCTTGATAGCTTTACAAATGTTGATTACCTGAAAAAAACCAAAGATTACCTTAAGGACCGTTTCAAGACGGAAATATCTGAAACAGCAGAAGTATTCTGTTTATGCGGTCTCGATCACGGGAT GTACTCGAAGGATGAAATTTGCGAATTGGCAAGCTTCATATCGCTTATGGAAGTCCATCCTTTGTCAGCACGAGCTGGACATCCTTATGTGCTTGTAGATCGTTTTGAAGATGTCACTCCTCCAGAGGAAGTGGGCATGCATAATGAGTGCACTAGAGATGTAATCTTGTATGGTTATCTTCGGGGTAGTGTCATCGAGAAAGGAACTAAG GTGCATATTGCTGGTATTGGTGATTTCCATTTAGCTGGTGTTACAAGAGTCGCTGATCCTTTCCCTTTACCGCCTGTTGATGGCCATAATCTGGAG gTTGATCTTGATGAAGTAACCTACTTGGAAATCGAGAGTTTTAAACCAGGAACTTATCTAATGTTTGAAGTCCGTGGCGTTCCTTCTGAAATTATTACTAGCCGTCCTCCTTGTCAGCCTATTCTTGTTGGAGGTATCACTCCCAAAGAAGAAAATGCTGCATATATGCAG GCGGACCTTAAGCAACACAGCTGGCATACAAAATCATTGAAGACAAATAATCCTATTATTGTTTCGGTTGGTTGGAGAAGGTACCAGACAACACCTATCTATGTCCGGGAAGACCGCCATGGAAGGTATCAAATGCTCGAACACATTCCCGAAGACACTCCTTGTCTTGCAGTATTTTGGGGTCCTCTTGCACCTCCCAACACTAGAGTCGTTGCTGTGCAGAGTCTGGCAGACCACGAG GCAGCATTCCGGATTTTAGCAACTGGGGTTGTACTCAATAACCAAGCTGCAaagatagtgaagaaaagcaagtGTATTGGAACTCCTT GTTGCAACAAAGGAGCTCTTAAGTACAGTGAAATGGAAGGATGTTCAACCTACAGAAGGGATCGCTAA